The following proteins are co-located in the Paenibacillus sp. JNUCC32 genome:
- a CDS encoding zf-HC2 domain-containing protein yields the protein MNCQEVVERMHRYLDRDLTSDETAQMYQHIALCPECAETFNILKSLNRELEDLPAVTPPVSLVDAIMPKLDAIDRDRESLVAPPAVKSQEPAEMMPDIRRPRRAGSWWSTVGGRTAIGAAAAVLILGVAIFNYEPKMLSDAEIPYEEASTTSAGANEDSAETEIQDMVQPFAADGGAETGGTANEGSDPSAGLRSSPPESSESDPNPGPNDESKEKTEPSDGAKDTREDAAVPDAPVQKNNDGEPQAPDQPATSSNEVPKKNDASPSNPPADEPGQNSESMSIQTSPNEAMDVQTEMVPPISDPAGDAGAGSTESSDRSTGSYQGLAMVPEQWPSPDGLYRASLEAEYLVIYRLPSGDQTSAEAVETVERIPLGGSWVSGQWSEDGLTFKYKVQTNKELVESVYSIEKAQPPASAGQKQPKP from the coding sequence ATGAATTGCCAAGAGGTGGTGGAACGCATGCACCGCTATTTGGACCGGGACCTTACTTCCGATGAGACGGCCCAAATGTATCAGCATATTGCCTTGTGTCCCGAGTGTGCGGAGACCTTTAACATATTAAAGTCATTAAACAGAGAGCTTGAAGATCTTCCGGCCGTTACCCCGCCTGTCAGTCTGGTAGACGCTATCATGCCTAAACTGGATGCCATCGACCGTGATCGCGAGAGCCTTGTCGCACCTCCGGCCGTGAAAAGCCAGGAGCCTGCCGAAATGATGCCGGACATTCGGCGTCCGCGGCGTGCGGGCAGCTGGTGGAGCACGGTTGGCGGAAGAACGGCGATCGGGGCTGCCGCCGCTGTACTTATTCTCGGCGTCGCTATTTTTAATTATGAACCGAAGATGTTATCCGATGCGGAGATTCCGTATGAAGAGGCGAGCACGACCAGCGCGGGAGCGAATGAGGATTCGGCCGAGACGGAGATTCAGGACATGGTTCAGCCGTTTGCCGCCGATGGCGGCGCGGAGACTGGCGGTACGGCGAACGAGGGGAGCGATCCTTCCGCAGGTTTGCGGAGTTCGCCGCCGGAATCGTCGGAATCCGATCCGAACCCGGGCCCGAACGACGAATCCAAGGAGAAGACAGAGCCATCGGATGGGGCTAAAGACACCAGGGAAGATGCAGCAGTCCCCGATGCTCCGGTTCAGAAGAACAATGACGGGGAGCCTCAAGCGCCAGACCAACCTGCAACAAGCAGCAATGAGGTACCCAAAAAAAATGACGCAAGCCCTTCGAACCCTCCGGCCGACGAGCCTGGGCAGAACTCGGAGAGCATGAGCATCCAGACTTCGCCTAATGAAGCAATGGACGTCCAAACCGAGATGGTGCCGCCGATCAGCGACCCTGCCGGCGATGCAGGCGCTGGAAGCACGGAATCTTCCGACCGTTCCACCGGATCGTACCAAGGGCTGGCGATGGTGCCGGAACAATGGCCGTCCCCGGATGGTCTGTACAGGGCCTCCCTGGAGGCCGAATATCTGGTGATCTATCGCCTGCCGTCGGGAGACCAGACTTCAGCTGAAGCGGTCGAAACGGTCGAGAGGATTCCGCTTGGCGGAAGCTGGGTATCCGGTCAATGGTCCGAGGACGGCTTAACGTTCAAGTACAAGGTACAGACGAACAAAGAGCTGGTTGAATCCGTCTACTCCATAGAGAAGGCTCAGCCGCCGGCGTCTGCGGGTCAGAAGCAGCCTAAACCATAG
- the holA gene encoding DNA polymerase III subunit delta, with amino-acid sequence MDAKAAAKAVKQGDVSSVYLLYGSEKFQMKEFAEFLEAQLIPKEDRDFALVHMDLGEVPIQTVVEEAETVPFMVQKKLIFVRDTAFFTAAKDNGKVDHRPEALLDYLTNPADYSVIVFMVGQEKLDERKKVVKAVKKSGVALSFMPLGGDELLRWVDQQVKKGGCTLRAGAAEALVRNAGTSLQALSGEIEKLCLYAGADGAIDVATVDMLVARSTEQNVFALVEDIANLRLDKALGIYYELLKQREEPIKIAALITRQFRIILQVKTLSTQSYSQQQIASQIGVHPYAVKIAGEQARKFQTARLEGILNHLANLDYQMKTGAVDKVLGIELFLLRLGA; translated from the coding sequence ATGGATGCCAAAGCGGCGGCCAAGGCGGTCAAGCAGGGAGACGTGTCTTCCGTCTATTTGCTGTACGGCAGCGAGAAATTCCAGATGAAGGAGTTCGCCGAATTTCTGGAAGCCCAGCTGATCCCGAAAGAAGACCGGGATTTTGCGCTGGTTCACATGGATTTAGGGGAAGTTCCGATACAAACCGTGGTAGAGGAAGCCGAGACGGTTCCTTTTATGGTTCAGAAAAAACTGATATTCGTCCGGGATACGGCTTTTTTTACGGCTGCAAAAGATAACGGGAAAGTGGATCATCGTCCAGAGGCTTTGCTGGATTATTTGACCAATCCCGCAGATTATAGCGTGATTGTCTTTATGGTGGGGCAGGAAAAGCTGGATGAGCGCAAGAAGGTAGTCAAGGCGGTCAAGAAGTCGGGGGTTGCCCTCTCCTTCATGCCTTTGGGCGGGGACGAACTTCTTCGCTGGGTGGACCAGCAGGTGAAGAAAGGCGGCTGCACGCTGCGCGCAGGCGCGGCGGAAGCGCTTGTTCGGAATGCGGGAACCAGTCTCCAGGCTTTATCGGGTGAAATCGAGAAGCTGTGTTTGTATGCGGGAGCCGACGGAGCCATTGATGTTGCAACCGTGGATATGCTGGTGGCGCGCAGCACGGAACAGAATGTGTTTGCGCTCGTGGAGGATATCGCCAATCTCCGATTGGACAAGGCGCTCGGGATCTATTATGAGCTGCTGAAGCAGCGCGAGGAGCCCATCAAGATTGCGGCCCTGATTACCAGGCAGTTCCGAATCATTCTTCAGGTGAAGACGTTATCCACCCAGAGCTACTCGCAGCAGCAGATTGCTTCCCAAATCGGGGTGCATCCTTATGCGGTGAAGATTGCTGGCGAGCAGGCCCGCAAGTTTCAGACGGCACGTCTTGAAGGCATATTGAACCATCTCGCCAATCTGGATTACCAGATGAAGACCGGGGCCGTGGATAAGGTGCTCGGAATCGAGTTGTTTCTGCTGCGGCTTGGCGCGTAA
- a CDS encoding RNA polymerase sigma factor, protein MVEQGLIRAAQSGDRDALITLLREIEQHVYRTAYYILNNEQDAMDAAQEALIRVYTKINSYEEKAQFKTWVQRIVTNICIDKFRRTKPTVSIDEHDMVFRDHLDVEREVMSGYLAQDIQEAINQLPDHHRTVIVLRYLQDLSYNEIADCLNLPLNTVKSYLFRARQQLQNMLQEHQKGGVSG, encoded by the coding sequence GTGGTGGAGCAGGGACTCATAAGAGCCGCTCAATCGGGCGATCGCGACGCTCTAATCACCCTATTGCGAGAAATTGAGCAACATGTTTACCGAACTGCTTATTACATTTTAAACAATGAACAGGATGCCATGGATGCAGCCCAGGAAGCACTGATACGCGTATATACGAAGATCAACTCCTATGAGGAGAAAGCCCAGTTCAAGACTTGGGTCCAGCGGATCGTTACCAACATATGCATCGATAAATTCCGCAGAACGAAGCCGACGGTTTCCATCGATGAGCATGACATGGTGTTTCGGGATCATCTCGACGTGGAAAGGGAAGTGATGTCGGGCTATCTGGCCCAGGATATCCAGGAGGCCATTAACCAACTGCCGGATCATCATCGCACGGTCATTGTCTTAAGGTATTTGCAGGACCTGTCCTACAACGAAATCGCTGATTGTCTGAACCTTCCGCTCAATACGGTGAAATCCTATTTGTTCAGGGCCAGGCAGCAGCTGCAGAATATGCTCCAAGAGCATCAGAAAGGTGGTGTATCAGGATGA
- the gpr gene encoding GPR endopeptidase: MDLDLQKYSVRTDLAVESRELAGGTGSAPIPGVMEDVVQEDGIKITRLDVENDAASQQIGRVKGHYVTLEVPDLRKGDTGLQDQVSVVFAREFEAFMSRIGIGPKASVLIVGLGNWNVTPDSLGPLVVENVMVTRQYFELMPDRVAPGYRQVSAVAPGVLGLTGIESSETVQGIVEQTRPELIIAIDALASRSLERVNTTIQIADIGIHPGSGVGNKRKGLTQEILGVPCIAIGVPTVCYASTIVNNAIELMKSHFGEGAPETGKIMGMLHDIPEGERLALVKEVLEPLGHDLIVTPKEIDEFIEDIANIVATGLNAALHEAVDPGNVGAYTH, translated from the coding sequence ATGGATCTGGATCTGCAAAAATACTCGGTCCGAACGGATCTGGCCGTTGAATCAAGAGAACTGGCTGGAGGCACAGGAAGCGCGCCCATTCCCGGGGTTATGGAGGACGTGGTGCAGGAGGACGGAATCAAGATTACAAGGCTGGATGTGGAGAACGATGCTGCCTCTCAGCAAATCGGAAGGGTGAAGGGGCATTACGTCACGTTGGAGGTTCCCGATCTTCGCAAGGGCGATACGGGGCTTCAGGATCAGGTATCCGTTGTTTTTGCCCGCGAGTTTGAAGCTTTCATGTCCCGGATCGGGATTGGACCCAAGGCAAGCGTGCTCATTGTCGGGCTCGGCAACTGGAACGTGACGCCGGATTCGCTGGGACCGCTCGTGGTGGAGAACGTGATGGTGACCCGCCAGTATTTCGAGCTCATGCCGGATCGGGTGGCCCCGGGCTATCGCCAGGTAAGCGCCGTTGCGCCGGGCGTTCTCGGCCTGACGGGGATTGAGTCGAGCGAAACGGTTCAAGGCATCGTGGAACAGACGCGCCCCGAGTTGATCATCGCCATCGACGCACTGGCTTCGCGTTCGCTGGAGCGGGTGAACACGACCATCCAGATTGCGGATATCGGCATCCATCCCGGCTCCGGCGTCGGCAACAAGCGCAAGGGATTGACCCAAGAAATTCTCGGGGTGCCGTGCATTGCGATCGGCGTTCCGACCGTCTGCTACGCTTCCACCATCGTCAATAATGCGATTGAGCTGATGAAATCCCACTTCGGGGAAGGCGCGCCGGAGACGGGCAAGATTATGGGAATGCTGCACGATATCCCCGAAGGCGAGCGCCTCGCCCTGGTGAAGGAGGTTCTGGAGCCGCTGGGCCATGACCTTATCGTAACGCCTAAGGAGATTGACGAATTTATAGAAGATATCGCCAACATCGTGGCGACCGGCCTGAACGCGGCGCTCCATGAAGCCGTGGATCCCGGCAATGTAGGCGCGTATACCCACTGA
- the rpsT gene encoding 30S ribosomal protein S20: MPNIKSAIKRVKTNDKRHALNISQKSALRTAVKTADVALNGTEIEAAKVAFQAASKKLDKAVTKGLIHKNAAARKKSRLAKRLNALTSQA, encoded by the coding sequence ATGCCAAACATCAAATCCGCGATTAAACGTGTAAAGACAAATGACAAACGCCACGCGCTTAACATTTCTCAAAAATCCGCGCTTCGCACAGCTGTTAAAACTGCTGACGTAGCGTTGAACGGTACAGAAATCGAAGCTGCTAAAGTAGCTTTCCAAGCTGCTTCCAAGAAGCTTGATAAAGCCGTAACGAAGGGCCTGATCCATAAGAACGCAGCTGCCCGCAAGAAATCCCGTCTGGCGAAAAGACTAAACGCTCTTACGTCCCAAGCGTAA
- a CDS encoding stage II sporulation protein P produces MNNRKFRIWNIARMKRKVMEGLSMGRTLIILMLGSLIFFILLGLGGMAEQRMNSSPVSSMKGLAASLSSHFFIDMIGMEMPHMTASKETSSFSGEKMSTFVFELLTSVNPKDPKSLLAGELPGMKANQPVQLSHGSGNEDGEAPADYRPDPAEEQAEGEPAEAGEEPTQGEQGNSGNEGKGEDAPDQGGKDDPGSKNEPGSTSKDGKTTNGKKSVLIYHSHPQEAYNPLLSHPSDNPGAVSPTKNVMLVGSFLSKRLEANGIGTLHDKSDYQSTVEGYNYNYSYKYSRQMAMEAMSQNDGINYLIDIHRDSQRYNKTTATVNGVNYAKVYFIIGHANENWRQNEAFASKINAKLEKSYPGVSRGVWGKSADQGNGEYNQSLSPNSILIEIGGIDNTKEELQRTAEALADIIADVYWQEQEAEKASVKKESDPAKKQSASAAKDGSDKGAEDKASKAG; encoded by the coding sequence ATGAACAATCGCAAGTTCCGCATCTGGAATATTGCCAGGATGAAACGGAAGGTCATGGAAGGTCTGAGCATGGGGCGTACGTTAATTATACTGATGCTAGGCTCTCTTATATTTTTTATTTTGCTAGGGCTCGGGGGAATGGCGGAACAGCGGATGAATTCCTCGCCCGTGTCGTCGATGAAAGGATTGGCCGCTTCGTTATCCAGCCATTTTTTCATCGATATGATCGGCATGGAGATGCCGCATATGACGGCTTCCAAAGAGACCTCGAGCTTCTCCGGCGAAAAAATGTCCACGTTCGTCTTTGAGCTCCTGACGAGCGTAAACCCGAAGGATCCGAAGAGCCTCCTTGCGGGAGAGCTTCCCGGCATGAAGGCTAATCAACCGGTTCAGCTGTCGCACGGCTCCGGTAACGAGGATGGCGAGGCACCGGCCGATTACCGGCCGGATCCGGCGGAAGAGCAGGCGGAGGGAGAGCCCGCCGAGGCCGGGGAAGAGCCGACGCAAGGCGAACAAGGGAACAGCGGCAATGAAGGAAAGGGCGAGGATGCTCCGGATCAGGGCGGGAAGGACGACCCCGGCAGCAAGAATGAACCCGGAAGCACCTCCAAGGACGGAAAGACAACGAACGGGAAGAAATCCGTGCTCATCTATCATTCCCACCCGCAGGAAGCGTATAACCCGCTGCTCTCGCATCCATCCGATAATCCGGGGGCGGTATCCCCGACCAAGAACGTCATGCTGGTGGGCAGCTTCCTGAGCAAAAGGCTTGAAGCCAACGGAATCGGCACCCTGCACGACAAGAGCGATTATCAATCTACCGTGGAAGGATATAACTATAACTATTCTTATAAATACTCGCGCCAGATGGCCATGGAGGCCATGTCCCAGAACGACGGCATCAACTATCTGATCGATATCCACCGGGATTCGCAGCGATACAACAAAACGACGGCTACCGTAAACGGCGTCAATTACGCCAAGGTGTACTTCATCATCGGACATGCGAACGAGAACTGGAGACAGAACGAGGCGTTTGCAAGCAAAATCAATGCCAAGCTGGAGAAGTCCTATCCCGGCGTTTCCCGGGGCGTGTGGGGCAAATCGGCGGACCAAGGGAACGGAGAGTACAACCAATCCTTGTCCCCGAACAGCATCCTGATCGAAATCGGCGGCATCGACAATACGAAGGAAGAATTGCAGCGAACGGCCGAAGCGCTGGCCGACATCATCGCCGACGTGTACTGGCAGGAACAAGAAGCCGAGAAGGCCAGTGTGAAAAAAGAGAGTGATCCAGCGAAGAAGCAGTCGGCTTCAGCAGCCAAGGACGGTAGCGATAAAGGTGCCGAGGATAAAGCATCCAAAGCAGGTTGA